A region of Spartobacteria bacterium DNA encodes the following proteins:
- a CDS encoding Tim44 domain-containing protein, whose translation MMRKWFHFFIRCVTSRYIPMVVIALFLCLADNGWARAGGGEGYASRSDGGSGDGGNGVGVIEILFFVKYWFIFVARYPVIGIPLTIAAVYLLYRFGIKPRLSQGGASPVENMVNGIKQTVASRVQDPAEQEGMLCALQSQDAGFDATAFCSRVQQAFILIQQGWSRQDMRAATPFVSDGIAERFALQFAEQKRKGIRNEMDQVHVDSCTVAQVSREPAYDVITCCIEASAEDTYVDLNSGKKIGGEGRSRFTEFWTFIRKPGAQTKNDKGLIEGHCPNCGTLLELNLYEKCSSCGAMIKSGAYDWVLSEITQPEEWVVKTPETLPGVAELQKKDPAFSVQQLEDRSSVIFWRWVQSQQSGDIAALRKMADDACCETVAKTFQPSGDGVRHYFGDCAVGAVDLHGMLSEDDGTLALVTIRWSGANYIAASSGPKKTAEPHIIQQTYVLYRQAGVITADEAGLSSAHCPNCGAAMGRLDDNACEYCQTVLNTGATDWVLHEILYPYDAERKTYFDRLSIQ comes from the coding sequence ATGATGCGAAAATGGTTCCATTTCTTCATTCGCTGTGTGACTTCACGGTATATTCCCATGGTGGTCATCGCACTCTTTTTGTGCCTTGCCGATAACGGTTGGGCGCGTGCCGGTGGCGGCGAGGGCTATGCTTCGCGATCTGACGGCGGGTCGGGAGACGGTGGAAACGGTGTGGGCGTGATCGAAATACTGTTTTTCGTCAAATACTGGTTCATTTTTGTGGCGCGTTATCCTGTTATAGGGATTCCGCTTACTATTGCGGCTGTGTATCTTCTTTATCGGTTTGGCATCAAGCCAAGATTGAGTCAGGGCGGGGCCTCGCCCGTAGAGAATATGGTCAATGGAATCAAACAGACGGTGGCCTCCCGTGTGCAGGATCCCGCAGAACAGGAAGGGATGCTCTGCGCCCTCCAGTCTCAGGATGCGGGCTTTGACGCAACAGCGTTCTGTTCCCGTGTGCAGCAGGCCTTTATTCTGATTCAGCAAGGCTGGAGTAGACAGGATATGCGTGCTGCGACGCCGTTTGTTTCCGATGGGATTGCAGAGCGCTTTGCACTTCAGTTTGCTGAGCAAAAACGCAAGGGCATACGCAATGAAATGGATCAGGTTCATGTGGATTCCTGTACTGTGGCGCAGGTGAGCAGAGAGCCCGCATACGATGTGATTACCTGCTGCATTGAAGCCTCGGCCGAGGATACCTATGTCGATTTGAACAGCGGAAAGAAAATCGGTGGCGAGGGACGCTCCCGCTTTACCGAATTCTGGACTTTTATTCGGAAACCCGGCGCACAAACGAAGAATGATAAAGGGCTTATTGAGGGACATTGTCCTAATTGCGGAACACTGCTGGAATTAAATCTATATGAGAAATGTTCTTCCTGCGGTGCCATGATCAAGAGTGGTGCCTATGACTGGGTTTTATCTGAAATTACACAGCCCGAAGAATGGGTTGTAAAAACGCCGGAAACATTGCCCGGTGTGGCGGAGTTACAGAAAAAAGATCCAGCCTTTTCTGTTCAGCAGCTCGAAGACCGCAGCAGTGTCATTTTCTGGCGCTGGGTGCAGTCGCAACAGTCCGGTGATATTGCCGCACTGCGCAAAATGGCTGATGATGCCTGTTGCGAGACCGTCGCAAAAACCTTTCAGCCGTCCGGCGATGGCGTACGTCATTACTTCGGCGACTGTGCCGTGGGTGCGGTAGATCTCCATGGTATGCTAAGTGAAGACGATGGAACCCTCGCTCTGGTTACCATACGCTGGAGCGGGGCCAATTATATTGCCGCTTCATCCGGGCCGAAAAAGACAGCAGAACCGCACATTATTCAGCAAACTTATGTGCTGTATCGTCAGGCTGGCGTGATAACTGCCGATGAAGCAGGCCTGTCTTCAGCCCATTGTCCTAACTGTGGTGCAGCCATGGGACGCCTGGACGATAATGCGTGCGAATACTGTCAAACGGTACTTAATACCGGTGCCACCGACTGGGTTTTACATGAAATCCTGTATCCCTATGATGCAGAACGAAAAACTTACTTCGATCGTTTGTCTATTCAATAA
- a CDS encoding SDR family oxidoreductase, producing the protein MKNAEYLVTGGCGFIGSHIVEELIHAGKSVRILDDLSSGHEENIAPWRDQVDVAHGSICDPSIVQEAMKGIRYVYHKAALVSVFDSVEQPMRNHDINMTGMLNVLQAARDAGVQRLVFASSAAIYGNDPTLPKVETMLPQPASPYAAAKITGEYYCRIFAELYGLETVCLRYMNVFGPRQDPASVYSGVISVFTNAFKAGRVPVIYGDGLQTRDFVFVKDVVQANMLAMHRSGGGKGEVFNIGTGISTSLLDLVAALQNITGQMAEPTFRPARAGDIRHSYADISLAKKILNYSAEFTLEQGLQAIMDSM; encoded by the coding sequence ATGAAAAATGCGGAGTACCTCGTTACCGGTGGATGCGGCTTTATTGGATCGCATATAGTGGAAGAACTGATCCATGCAGGAAAATCTGTTCGCATTCTGGATGATTTATCATCTGGACATGAAGAAAATATTGCGCCGTGGCGGGATCAGGTGGATGTAGCCCATGGATCGATTTGCGACCCTTCCATCGTGCAGGAGGCCATGAAAGGTATTCGCTATGTGTACCATAAGGCCGCGTTGGTTTCTGTGTTTGATTCGGTAGAGCAGCCCATGCGCAACCATGATATTAATATGACCGGGATGCTGAATGTGCTTCAGGCAGCTAGAGACGCCGGGGTACAGCGGTTGGTTTTTGCCAGTTCTGCCGCGATTTATGGGAATGATCCGACGTTGCCAAAAGTCGAAACGATGTTGCCGCAGCCGGCATCACCATATGCCGCCGCCAAAATTACGGGTGAATATTACTGCCGGATTTTTGCAGAGCTCTATGGACTGGAGACGGTGTGCCTGCGTTACATGAATGTCTTTGGTCCTAGGCAGGATCCTGCCTCTGTTTATTCCGGTGTGATTTCTGTTTTTACCAATGCTTTTAAAGCAGGCCGCGTTCCGGTCATTTATGGCGATGGATTACAAACACGCGATTTTGTTTTTGTCAAAGATGTTGTTCAGGCCAATATGCTGGCTATGCACCGCTCCGGTGGCGGGAAAGGGGAGGTCTTCAATATTGGAACAGGGATAAGTACCTCGCTGCTGGATCTTGTCGCCGCGCTGCAGAACATAACCGGTCAAATGGCCGAGCCCACCTTTCGCCCTGCTCGCGCCGGTGATATTCGGCATTCCTATGCCGATATTTCTCTGGCAAAAAAGATACTGAATTATTCGGCAGAATTTACCTTGGAACAAGGTCTTCAGGCAATTATGGATTCAATGTGA